A single Lactuca sativa cultivar Salinas chromosome 8, Lsat_Salinas_v11, whole genome shotgun sequence DNA region contains:
- the LOC111911217 gene encoding shikimate kinase, chloroplastic: MEAKISRSLNFTTSFGHGSPETKALCSTQQSSASAFQFECFSVEEDLMIKNKLEKIGPYLDGRCIYLVGMMGSGKTTVGQILSEILGYSFVDSDKLIEEVVGGIAVADIFKLHGEKFFREKETEVLRKLSSMHGSVISTGGGAVVQPINWKYMQKGVTIFLDVPLETLALRIVSVGTASRPLLHDESGEAYVKKTGFLVLAAEGGRVWGRSAAERRQGTGKKRSIESQKNRNEYGE; the protein is encoded by the exons ATGGAGGCCAAAATCTCTAGGAGCCTAAACTTTACAACAT CGTTTGGACATGGATCACCAGAAACGAAAGCTTTATGTTCTACTCAGCAGTCTTCGG CTTCAGCTTTCCAATTTGAATGTTTTAGTGTTGAGGAAGATTTGATGATAAAG AACAAGTTAGAGAAGATTGGACCATATCTAGATGGAAGGTGTATATATCTTGTTG GAATGATGGGCTCTGGAAAAACAACAGTTGGCCAAATCCTATCTGAAATTCTTGGCTATTCTTTTGTCGACAG TGACAAACTAATAGAGGAGGTTGTTGGGGGAATCGCAGTTGCTGACATCTTCAAATTGCATGGCGAGAAATTCTTTAGAGAGAAGGAG ACTGAGGTGTTGAGGAAGCTGTCATCGATGCATGGATCGGTGATTTCCACGGGTGGAGGTGCTGTTGTTCAGCCTATCAACTG GAAATATATGCAGAAGGGTGTTACTATATTTCTAGATGTACCATTGGAAACACTGGCACTACGAATAGTTTCTGTAGGAACTGCATCTCGACCACTTTTGCATGATGAATCTGGAGAAGCATATGTAAAG AAAACAGGGTTTTTAGTGTTGGCTGCGGAAGGAGGAAGAGTTTGGGGGAGGTCTGCTGCAGAACGAAGACAAGGAACGGGAAAGAAACGATCGATCGAATCTCAAAAAAATAGGAACGAATATGGTGAGTAA